Within the Debaryomyces hansenii CBS767 chromosome E complete sequence genome, the region CTGGAACCTTAATAACTCAATTTCTACCTACTTTGATAGCAAATTTGCATCGGTCGAATCACAACCGATAAGTTCAGGGTTTGAGGAATTAGACAATCAGGATAACAACACGCACTTGAGTCACCGTTCGTTTGGTGATCGTGATAATGTCATGAATTTGCAGAGCCAATTCGCTTTGGACAGCTTCCTTCCACGATTACCCAAAGCTCCAAGAATCTCTAATAATTGGCAATTGGACGTCGGAATTCACTCTTCATTGAAATCTGCAAGTAGTACTTCTGATGCTAAGTCATGGGAACAGAAGAAATCACCGGTCACTTCCATTTGGTTaatattgttgataattcCAAAGGCCGTTTTGCAAATCATAATATCGATTTTCAGGTTTTTGTTTGGTAGCTCAGGCAATAGATCTACAAGTGTTAACAAATTTCCCAGAGGATTTGATTATGACAACTACGATGACAGCCATTCGTATTTAAGTTGGTTGGCAAGTGAACTCAACAGCGAGTCGGAAATGGATATAAATTCAAGCAACGAAAAGTTTGATGATGTGGTGGAGAAggttgaagaagttgacGTAAGAAGACCTTCTGTTTTAGACaactttaatataattgacaGTGGTTTTAATGGAACACACGAGCAAACCCAAAGTAACTACACATGGTTGCTAGTAATATTAGTGAATAACGATCAGGAATCTCAAGACTTCTTACAAaacttattaataaatgatcATTTCAACagaatattcaataagaaTGATGGAATTTTCAAAGAGACAtcgatatatttgaataatgttGAGAAGGACCCTGAGTCATTTGAAGTTGGCCAGGCATACAAAGTAAAGAAGCTTCCATATATCATGCTAGTTGGCAATGTTTCGAATAATCCGTCTATATTATCATCTATGTCAATAGTCTATAAGTCAAACATTCCCCATGCATTTATAAGCAATGGAGAAAACATAGGAACCATTAAAAAGATCCTCAAAAATGTACACAAATTGATGgataatttcaatgctCAGTTAATAACCCAGAGAATTGATAAGCAAGAGATAGAAATATCGCGTCTTTTAAAGCAACAACA harbors:
- a CDS encoding DEHA2E08646p (weakly similar to uniprot|Q04228 Saccharomyces cerevisiae YML013W SEL1 UBX (ubiquitin regulatory X) domain-containing protein that interacts with Cdc48p has a ubiquitin-associated (UBA) domain interacts with ubiquitylated proteins in vivo and is required for degradation of a ubiquitylated model substrate) — its product is MSIDELSDERKDLISQFQAITGLGPEEETENIHKLLRVNDWNLNNSISTYFDSKFASVESQPISSGFEELDNQDNNTHLSHRSFGDRDNVMNLQSQFALDSFLPRLPKAPRISNNWQLDVGIHSSLKSASSTSDAKSWEQKKSPVTSIWLILLIIPKAVLQIIISIFRFLFGSSGNRSTSVNKFPRGFDYDNYDDSHSYLSWLASELNSESEMDINSSNEKFDDVVEKVEEVDVRRPSVLDNFNIIDSGFNGTHEQTQSNYTWLLVILVNNDQESQDFLQNLLINDHFNRIFNKNDGIFKETSIYLNNVEKDPESFEVGQAYKVKKLPYIMLVGNVSNNPSILSSMSIVYKSNIPHAFISNGENIGTIKKILKNVHKLMDNFNAQLITQRIDKQEIEISRLLKQQQDDAYTESLEKDRLKRVQKENEIKMKHDLEELVKLRENFLFSLIQTKWFEALNDDSSPKIKISIKLPNGKRIIEVISTSITVNDLHLYIESKIFVNDLINSTLNDCNNEDEIFSYISSLHLPDETISVDDYVEKFSFKFELIQPFPKKVFASTNNPVSSIPELKSGVSLLVEYLQEDSDDSESDYQT